The following proteins come from a genomic window of Rutidosis leptorrhynchoides isolate AG116_Rl617_1_P2 chromosome 10, CSIRO_AGI_Rlap_v1, whole genome shotgun sequence:
- the LOC139873577 gene encoding protein LAZ1 homolog 1, translated as MVFVDWSMWSSIVGGQQSSLYSWTIFSASICVLVALFLSTYLIFEHLAAYNQPEEQKFLIGLVLMVPVYALESFLSLLDADAAFNYEIIRDWYEAFALYCFARYLIACLGGEDSTIEYMESKSLISHSIPLIEESYTYGIVEHPFPLSCCLSDWYLGPDFYQAVKFGIVQYMTLKLICAPLAMFFQFLGVYGEGKFEWGYAYPYLAVVLNFSQSWALYCLVQFYSVTRDKLAPIKPLPKFLTFKSIVFLTWWQGVGVAILFSMGALKGSLAQELKTRIQDYIICIEMGVAAVVHLYVFPAVPYKRGERCVRDVSVMTDYASLGAPPDPEEVRDCEKTPRVCLGHLDERPPRPKLHQSVRDVVFGSGEIIVDDMKFTVSHAVEPVERGIAKINRTFHEISENVKRHEERRKGPKDDSQLIPLNSWTNEFPKVDDVETGSFSDSNLTNGRRPRHQSKPPIYKPINR; from the exons ATGGTTTTTGTTGACTGGTCAATGTGGTCGAGTATAGTCGGTGGTCAACAATCGTCTCTTTATAGCTGGACGATATTCAGTGCCAGCATTTGTGTACTTGTTGCTCTTTTTCTTTCGACGTATCTAATATTCGAGCATTTAGCTGCTTACAATCAGCCCGAG GAGCAGAAGTTTTTGATTGGTCTGGTTCTCATGGTTCCCGTTTATGCATTGGAATCG TTTTTGTCACTATTGGATGCAGATGCTGCATTCAACTATGAAATAATCAGGGACTGGTATGAAGCTTTCGCTTTGTATTGCTTTGCGAGATATTTGATAGCGTGTTTAG GTGGAGAGGATAGTACTATCGAGTACATGGAAAGTAAAAGCCTTATCAGCCACAGCATTCCTCTTATCGAAGAATCATATACATATGGAATTGTAGAACACCCTTTCCCGCTCAGTTGCTGCCTTAGTGACTGGTATCTTGGTCCTGACTTCTATCAGGCAGTAAAATTTGGCATCGTGCAATAT ATGACACTAAAACTGATCTGTGCACCGTTAGCAATGTTCTTTCAGTTTCTTGGTGTTTATGGAGAAGGAAAGTTCGAGTGGGGATATGC CTACCCATACTTGGCGGTTGTTCTTAACTTCAGTCAGAGCTGGGCCTTGTATTGCCTTGTGCAGTTTTATTCTGTAACCAGGGATAAGCTGGCGCCAATCAAACCTTTGCCTAAGTTCTTGACTTTTAAGTCAATAGTATTTCTGACATGGTGGCAAGGTGTTGGTGTTGCAATACTTTTTTCTATGGGAGCACTTAAAGGATCTTTGGCCCAGGAGCTAAAAACACGTATACAAGATTATATAATTTGTATTGAG ATGGGTGTTGCTGCAGTAGTTCACTTGTATGTTTTCCCAGCAGTACCGTACAAACGTGGAGAGCGATGTGTACGTGATGTTTCTGTGATGACAGATTATGCTTCATTAGGTGCACCACCTGATCCAGAAGAGGTACGAGACTGTGAAAAAACCCCTCGAGTATGCCTTGGTCACCTTGATGAGAGACCACCCCGTCCCAAGTTGCATCAGAGTGTTCGTGATGTAGTCTTTGGAAGTGGTGAAATT ATCGTTGATGACATGAAGTTCACAGTTTCCCATGCTGTAGAACCAGTAGAAAGGGGAATAGCAAAAATAAATAGAACTTTTCACGAGATATCGGAGAACGTGAAACGACACGAGGAGAGAAGAAAAGGCCCGAAAGATGACAGTCAGCTAATACCATTGAACTCCTGGACCAACGAATTTCCTAAAGTTGACGATGTAGAAACTGGCAGTTTCAGTGACAGCAATCTGACCAATGGGAGGCGGCCACGTCACCAATCTAAGCCCCCCATCTATAAACCTATAAACAGATAG
- the LOC139873578 gene encoding pathogen-related protein-like, with amino-acid sequence MEQYKGSDVDKYRCFMSGEGEKNTTWKHGSPPNFDAANKLFEEGRTKIWPEGSLEEQVQTLVKTWEMEMFHKVNPQDIKAVDVTKLTVSVNGRKPLTPQEVAKMGGGYNMFLQTSYPEQLRLYNPSEETADTALEIFTTTFPRGFVLEVLEVYSGPPVIAYKFRHWGYMDGPFKGYQPTNEIVEMFGVSVLKLDEQYKIVKIEFFYDKGELLAGLIKGGRVTTTGDSTIDLGSSRCPLA; translated from the exons ATGGAACAGTACAAAGGTTCAGATGTAGACAAATACAGATGTTTCATGAGTGGAGAAGGTGAGAAGAACACCACATGGAAGCATGGCTCACCCCCTAATTTTGATGCAGCCAATAAACTCTTTGAAGAAGGCAGAACCAAG ATCTGGCCTGAAGGTTCCTTGGAAGAGCAAGTTCAAACTCTTGTGAAAACATGGGAAATGGAGATGTTCCACAAAGTGAATCCTCAAGATATTAAAGCTGTCGATGTTACGAAACTAACTGTTTCTGTTAACG GCAGGAAACCTTTGACGCCGCAAGAAGTGGCTAAGATGGGGGGAGGCTACAATATGTTTCTTCAAACATCGTATCCAGAGCAACTACGATTGTATAATCCAAGTGAGGAAACTGCGGATACAGCTCTAGAGATCTTCACAACCACATTTCCTCGCGGTTTTGTATTAGAGGTTCTCGAGGTTTACAGTGGCCCACCAGTGATTGCGTACAAGTTCAGGCATTGGGGTTACATGGATGGTCCGTTCAAAGGTTACCAACCTACGAATGAAATAGTTGAAATGTTTGGCGTCTCCGTTCTCAAG TTGGATGAGCAGTACAAGATCGTGAAAATTGAGTTTTTTTACGATAAAGGGGAGCTACTTGCAGGTTTGATCAAGGGTGGAAGAGTGACCACCACCGGTGATTCCACCATCGATTTGGGGTCTTCAAGATGTCCATTAGCTTAA